Below is a window of Stygiolobus azoricus DNA.
TATGTTGAGCCAAAGCAAGGTACTGGTATAGTAATGGCCGTTCCGGCACATGAGCCGATCCATTACTTAGCTCTAACCGAACTAGGTGAAAGTTTTGAGATTATACCGGTGATTTATACCGATGATTACGGAGACATACCAGCATCAGATGTTCTTGCGTTAGCACAGACGACAAATCCTCAGGAATTAAAGGACTACATAGATACGCTTTATAGAACGGAGTATCATAAAGGTGTAATAAGAGAGGATATACTAGATTACGTTCCCAATTTCCTCAAGGACGCGGTTAAGGAAAGGGTAGTAAACAAGAGTGTGAGGGAAGCTAGAAAAGCTGTAGTTGAAATGTTAAAAAACTTAGACTCACATTTTACAATTTATGAAATAACGAACGGCCCCATATATTGTAGATGCGGATCAGAAATAGTCGTAAAATTAGTTGACGAACAGTGGTTCATAAACTATTCTAATAGTATTTGGAAGGCGTCAACCCTGAAAGCCCTGGAAAAAATAAAGTTCGTACCTGAAGACACTAGAAGAGAAATGGAGAAAGTTGTCTTCAATATGCAACCCAGAGCATTTACTAGGTCAAGAGGGCTAGGAGTGAGATTACCTTGGGATGATAAGGAAATAATCGATAGTCTCAGTGACTCTACTATTTATACTGCTTTCTATACAATATCTCATAAGATAAAAAATTTAGACTTAAATAAACTAGATGATAAGTTCTGGGACTACGTGATGTTAGGTAGAGGAAGCCAACCAGAATTAGGAGCTGAAGTAAACGACATAAGGAAAGAGTTCACTTACTGGTATCCAGTAGATTCTAGGCACAGCGGAAGGGATCTGATTCAGAACCATTTAGCATACTACATCTATCATCATGTCGCCATATTCGGTGAAAACTTACTACCGAAGCAAATAGTCACTAACGGCTTTATCAGAGTAGGAGGAAAGAAGATGAGCAAAAGTTTCGGAAACATATACCCTCTATCAAAAGCAATTAGCGAATACGGTGTTGATACGGTCAGGTTAGCTTTAACTTCTACATCTTCCATAGGCGACGATATTGAGTTCAATGCGTCGATAGCCAAAAGTATAGGAGACCAACTTAAACATATCCACGACTACATTGTTGCTTTGTTAAAAGCTCCTTCAACCCAAGAAATCAGGAAACCAGATTTGTGGCTTTCGTCAATAGTATCTGATTTCGTGAAGAAAGTAGATGAGTCTATAGATAAGTTAGATTTAAGGTCAGCGTACATTATCGTTTACTACACTATGTATGAGACTGTAAAAGACTATGTAGAATTAACTAATGGAATTGTCAATAGGGACATTTTACTAAGCGTTTTATCCACATGGATAAGGATGATGGCCCCGTTCACCCCACATATAGCTGAAGAGTTATGGCATTACTTCAACGATAGTTTTGTAGTCAATCAAAAGTTTCCTGAGCCTTCTGAGTTAAAATATGATGGAAGTTCGTTATTAGAAATAGAATATTTAAGGTTATTAGTCGATAAAGTAAACCAACTATCCGCCAGTATGAATAAGGAACCTGAAAAGCTAGTAATTTATGTAAATAGCGATCAAGAGCTAAAGAAGATGCTAAGAAGGGCGATAAGAGCTATACAAGAAAGAAAAACGTTGAGAGACTTCATAAGTGAGGTGGGAGAGGACTCCATGTCAAAGAAATTGTACGAGGTAGCGTCCGAATTACCATATCTGGTTAGAGAATTATATCTACAGAACGAACTTAACGAGGAAAAAGTGTTAGTATCAAATCTAAAGTTCATCATGAATAAACTGAACTTGACCGAGATAGTAATATACGATGCTAAAGACCAGTTGAGTCCAGATATTAAAGGAAAGAAAGAGTTAGCGTTACCTTTGAACCCTGGGATTGTGATAATATAAAGGTGAAAAAGTTTGGATTTTTTACTTTCAACAAAAATCCTAGAGAGAGCTAGACAAGTTATTTTAAATGCCGATAAGGAAATAACCGTTATATCTCCTAACTTCGATTATGATTTTGCATCCTTACTGTTGGATAGAGCTTCGAGGGGTATCAATACTACAATAATAACCAGTAATCCCGATTGGGCAAGCTGGTTTGAAAATAAAAAGAAATCCTACGGAATGGACGAAATAAACGAACTAATGAAGGAAAGAGAGAAGCATAAGCGAGAACAAGTTAGGTTAATGAGACTCAGAATTATTACACCAGCTATTTTAACAGCAGTAGGTGTTTCAGCCTTCTTCCTGATTTATAAAGTGCTAAATACCTCCGTTTATGTATCTGTTCTTCCACTCATTATATTAATTATCATTTCTGCTTATGCGGTTATGAGGTTCCAAAAGAGAATAGCTGAACTTAACTCCACAATAGCAATACAACAACAAAGCCTCGATCAAAGATTACAAGAGACTAGTAACATTAGGCAAGAGATACAAAAGAACCTTAAGTGCTTTCTTAACCCAAGTGTGTACTTTACATTAGTATACAACGGTGACGAAGGATTCGTAACTTCACTACCCTTATCTGATGACTCAAAAAATGAAAAAGTCTCGTTCTATGAAAAGATTAAAAAAGAGGAAGTAGACTACGTAGTAAGGTTATTAAGCAACCCTTCTTAAAACTCTGAGTATTTCTAGTGCGGTGTCTATTTCTACTTGTATATCACTAAACTTCCTACTTGAGAAATAATCTTCTACCTCTTTCACACTTACGCCCAAGTAAGGTATTGCTCCTCTAAGAGACCTACCCAGAATTGCTGTCCCTTCATAAATGCTTCTAAGATAGTCCATGTAAGTCTCTAGCCACTTCCACACTGCAAACCTCGTGTACGGATTTCTGGCAACCACCGGTAATATCCTCGCTGTATCTTGCCGTTTAATTTCACCGGTGAGACCTAAACTTAAAGTGTTTACTACGAGATAAGGCTCTCTGAAACTCAACATCGCATTTAGTAATCTAATTTTCTCTTCATCGAACTTTTCACTTCTATACTTCTTCAACAATTCATCATATGCCTCTTCACCGTATGCTATTGCATACGCAGTAGCTACAGCTTCCTTAATGTTAGAGTCAAGACTATCGTACCCCTCAAAGGCAACAGCTAAACCTAGAGCGAACTTGTTATCTACGTAAGCATATGTTCTTAACAAGTTACCGTAAATCCTTCTTGAGTTTTCGTCTTTTTTACTCACCCAATGTGGAGTCTGCAACTCTAAGAACTCGTGTATCAACGTATATTTAGACGTGTTTATACTCCACAGCCCGAATAGTTCTCCTCTGATCTCATCGACTACTAAGTAGTTATCGTCACTCATTAAACTCCTCACTACATTTTCATATGTCTTATATTCAACTTTTCCAGCCAATAACATGTTATAATAGTCATCTAACAATCCCCATCTCTCCAGATGGTTGGGGTTGGACTCGAAGAATAAACTTACATCGTCATACATTACACGATAAAAACCGGTTCTGTCAATGTTTAACTTCAATGATTTTACGTCTTCCCCGATATCAATAGTTGCACTCTGATCCTTCATCAAGAAGGTAGACTTTTTACCGTTAACTTCAAGAGTTATGGGTATTGTGTAAACTCTGGGTGTCCCTTTAGTTAGGGTAAACCTCTCCTGCGTAAGTTTAATTCTCTTATCCTCTACTGTAACTTGAATTAACGGGTACCCGTCTTTTGTAATCCAGTCCTTTACTATTTCACTCACAGGTTGTCCCGAACCTACCTCTAAGCTACTCCAGAAATCACTACCGGTAGCATTTGAGAACTTATACTTCTGAAGGTAGTACTGAATACCCTTTTGGAAAGCCTCTTTACCAATATAAGCCTCCATCATCCTGAGTATACTTGCTCCCTTTCCGTAACTTATATCATCGAAAATCTGTTCCGCCTCTTCAGGTGTCTCAACATGAGTCTCTATGGGATGAGTCGTGGAGAGGGAGTCCCTGAACATAGCTCCGCTTGTCTCATCCGTTAAGAACTTAGCCCAGAAGTCCCAGTTCGGGAATAATGCGTCTACAGCTTTATAGCTCATAAATGTTGCAAAACTCTCGTTCAACCATAAGTCGTCCCACCACTTCATAGTCACTAAGTTCCCGAACCATTGGTGAGCTAGTTCATGAGCAACAACACTGGCAACTCCTCTTTTCTGTGCAAAAGAGGAGTTCTCGTCTGCTAATAGTGCTGTTTCTCTGAAAGTTATCGCACCCCAATTTTCCATAGCTCCGAAGGCGAACTCGGGTACTGCTATCAAATGTTCTTTTGGTAACTGGTACTTTATCCCGAAATAATTATTGTAGAAGTCAATTACCCTCTTAGCTATATCGAGTGCAAACTTACCCTTGCTTACCTTACCTGGTACCGTAGCTACTATGATGTCTATATCATCTAGTTTATCTCTTATCTCCTCAAACTTACCTATTCCTAAGTACAGCAAGTAAGTTGACATTCTGGGTGTCTCTTTAAATTCTACAACTTTCTTACCGTTCTCAGCGTCATATACTCTCTCAACGGGCATGTTTGATATAACGTCTAGGTCTTTGTCAACTTTCACAGAAATCTTAAAACTCGCTTTATATGCAGGGTGATCTACACAAGGTATAAACTCTCTAGCGTGGCTTGATTCAAACTGAGTCGATATTATGTAATTGCCATCATAAGGGGCTTTGTATATACCAACTAGACCCCTCTCCTTCACCTTCCCTTCAAACTCCACCTCAACTACATCTTCCACATAGTTTGTGTCAATTAAGACCCTACCCTTTTCATGAGTAAAAGAGACATTTTTTCCGTCAACCTTGACAGATTTTATCGTTAAACCTACAGCATCGAGCGGGAGCTTTTCTCCTTGAGCTAACTTGCAGTAAATCTTCTCGTTACCCTTATAAGTTAGCTCTTTAAAGTTAAAATCTAAAAATACTTCGTACTTATTTATTTCCATAAAGCACACTTGTATATAAATACCTAAAAATCTATCTTCATTCATGTTAGTC
It encodes the following:
- the leuS gene encoding leucine--tRNA ligase codes for the protein MSVSTFLNEIASKWQKAWEENKLYEVDAEEGKPKKFITVAFPYTNSPLHIGHGRTYITGDIYARYLKMKGYNVLFPFAFQYTGTPILSIAEAVRRKDEDIISTFVKIYGIPESEVEKFSDPQYLAEYFTKDMERTAKTLGLSVDWRRKFTTVDPYFEKFVQWQYKKLMEMGFLKKEKSAVAYCPNDQFPVGMHDTRGDIEPEIIDVDVIYFPSEEGLFFPAATSRPETVFGAIALLINPNTEYVISVDKKRGRKVVLSRYAYEKLKYQIELEVERSVKPNELLTFRVKNPLTNKDMKIIKSKYVEPKQGTGIVMAVPAHEPIHYLALTELGESFEIIPVIYTDDYGDIPASDVLALAQTTNPQELKDYIDTLYRTEYHKGVIREDILDYVPNFLKDAVKERVVNKSVREARKAVVEMLKNLDSHFTIYEITNGPIYCRCGSEIVVKLVDEQWFINYSNSIWKASTLKALEKIKFVPEDTRREMEKVVFNMQPRAFTRSRGLGVRLPWDDKEIIDSLSDSTIYTAFYTISHKIKNLDLNKLDDKFWDYVMLGRGSQPELGAEVNDIRKEFTYWYPVDSRHSGRDLIQNHLAYYIYHHVAIFGENLLPKQIVTNGFIRVGGKKMSKSFGNIYPLSKAISEYGVDTVRLALTSTSSIGDDIEFNASIAKSIGDQLKHIHDYIVALLKAPSTQEIRKPDLWLSSIVSDFVKKVDESIDKLDLRSAYIIVYYTMYETVKDYVELTNGIVNRDILLSVLSTWIRMMAPFTPHIAEELWHYFNDSFVVNQKFPEPSELKYDGSSLLEIEYLRLLVDKVNQLSASMNKEPEKLVIYVNSDQELKKMLRRAIRAIQERKTLRDFISEVGEDSMSKKLYEVASELPYLVRELYLQNELNEEKVLVSNLKFIMNKLNLTEIVIYDAKDQLSPDIKGKKELALPLNPGIVII
- a CDS encoding M1 family metallopeptidase, whose product is MEINKYEVFLDFNFKELTYKGNEKIYCKLAQGEKLPLDAVGLTIKSVKVDGKNVSFTHEKGRVLIDTNYVEDVVEVEFEGKVKERGLVGIYKAPYDGNYIISTQFESSHAREFIPCVDHPAYKASFKISVKVDKDLDVISNMPVERVYDAENGKKVVEFKETPRMSTYLLYLGIGKFEEIRDKLDDIDIIVATVPGKVSKGKFALDIAKRVIDFYNNYFGIKYQLPKEHLIAVPEFAFGAMENWGAITFRETALLADENSSFAQKRGVASVVAHELAHQWFGNLVTMKWWDDLWLNESFATFMSYKAVDALFPNWDFWAKFLTDETSGAMFRDSLSTTHPIETHVETPEEAEQIFDDISYGKGASILRMMEAYIGKEAFQKGIQYYLQKYKFSNATGSDFWSSLEVGSGQPVSEIVKDWITKDGYPLIQVTVEDKRIKLTQERFTLTKGTPRVYTIPITLEVNGKKSTFLMKDQSATIDIGEDVKSLKLNIDRTGFYRVMYDDVSLFFESNPNHLERWGLLDDYYNMLLAGKVEYKTYENVVRSLMSDDNYLVVDEIRGELFGLWSINTSKYTLIHEFLELQTPHWVSKKDENSRRIYGNLLRTYAYVDNKFALGLAVAFEGYDSLDSNIKEAVATAYAIAYGEEAYDELLKKYRSEKFDEEKIRLLNAMLSFREPYLVVNTLSLGLTGEIKRQDTARILPVVARNPYTRFAVWKWLETYMDYLRSIYEGTAILGRSLRGAIPYLGVSVKEVEDYFSSRKFSDIQVEIDTALEILRVLRRVA